The following are encoded in a window of Gramella sp. MT6 genomic DNA:
- the galE gene encoding UDP-glucose 4-epimerase GalE, with translation MSSKRVLVTGGLGFIGSHTVVALQKEGHEVVIIDNLSNSSIDVLGGITQITGKTPEFENIDLRDKTAVKDFFEQYHDIEDVIHFAASKAVGESVMNPLLYYENNISTLVYLLQELNKKPSSRFIFSSSCTVYGQADELPITENAPVKKAESPYGNTKQIGEEIIQDTCKTNVDFKAIALRYFNPIGAHPTAEIGELPIGTPQNLIPFITQTAIGKREELSVFGDDYPTEDGTAIRDYIHVMDLAEAHVKALNRLIENNEKSNYEVFNLGTGQGNSVLEVIKSFEKVSRENLPYKIVGRREGDVIAAYADTTKANEDLGWKANRSLDDALESAWKWQKVVQEREEKEEN, from the coding sequence ATGAGTTCTAAAAGAGTATTGGTTACCGGAGGTCTTGGTTTTATAGGCTCTCATACGGTAGTTGCCCTTCAAAAGGAAGGACATGAGGTAGTGATCATTGATAATCTTTCTAATTCTTCTATAGATGTACTTGGAGGAATAACCCAGATCACTGGAAAAACGCCAGAATTTGAAAATATAGATCTAAGAGATAAAACTGCGGTTAAGGATTTTTTCGAGCAATATCATGATATTGAAGATGTGATCCATTTTGCGGCTTCAAAGGCTGTTGGAGAAAGTGTAATGAATCCTTTATTATATTATGAGAATAACATCTCTACGCTGGTTTACCTATTACAGGAACTGAATAAAAAGCCAAGTTCCAGATTTATTTTTAGTTCTTCATGCACTGTTTATGGGCAGGCAGATGAGTTGCCCATTACAGAGAATGCACCGGTTAAAAAGGCAGAATCTCCTTATGGGAATACCAAGCAAATAGGCGAAGAGATCATTCAGGATACCTGTAAAACAAATGTAGATTTTAAAGCCATCGCGCTTAGGTATTTTAATCCTATAGGAGCGCATCCTACAGCTGAAATAGGTGAATTACCAATTGGTACTCCGCAGAACTTAATTCCATTTATTACCCAAACGGCTATAGGTAAAAGAGAGGAGCTTTCTGTTTTTGGGGATGATTATCCTACAGAAGATGGTACAGCGATTCGCGATTATATTCATGTAATGGATCTTGCCGAAGCACATGTAAAGGCTTTGAACAGGCTAATCGAAAATAACGAAAAGAGTAATTATGAGGTATTTAATTTAGGGACAGGCCAAGGTAATTCGGTCCTTGAGGTTATAAAATCCTTTGAAAAGGTCTCCCGTGAAAATTTACCTTACAAAATAGTTGGTAGGAGGGAAGGTGATGTTATCGCTGCCTATGCAGATACCACTAAAGCCAATGAAGATCTGGGCTGGAAAGCGAACAGGTCTCTAGACGATGCACTGGAAAGTGCCTGGAAATGGCAAAAAGTTGTTCAGGAAAGGGAAGAAAAAGAAGAAAACTAG
- a CDS encoding NUDIX hydrolase: MGQKISVTVDSVVFCKVNNQFKVLLIQRKKEPFKGQWALPGGFVEEGEDLETAAKRELKEETGVKVESMQQVQAFGKPGRDPRGHTISIGFLSRIFCEEDLSPSDDAEDAGWFEIEKLHNMDLAFDHDEIINVAQQFL; encoded by the coding sequence ATGGGACAAAAAATATCAGTTACAGTAGATAGCGTTGTTTTCTGTAAAGTAAATAACCAATTCAAAGTTTTATTAATTCAGCGAAAAAAAGAACCTTTTAAAGGTCAGTGGGCCCTGCCAGGCGGTTTTGTAGAAGAAGGGGAGGATTTGGAAACAGCTGCAAAAAGAGAACTTAAAGAGGAAACGGGTGTAAAGGTGGAGTCTATGCAGCAAGTACAGGCTTTTGGTAAACCGGGCAGAGACCCAAGAGGTCATACAATTTCTATAGGTTTTCTTAGCCGTATCTTTTGTGAAGAGGATCTTAGTCCATCAGATGATGCTGAGGATGCAGGTTGGTTTGAGATTGAAAAACTTCACAATATGGACCTGGCGTTCGATCATGATGAGATCATTAACGTAGCTCAACAATTTCTATAA
- a CDS encoding short-chain dehydrogenase, whose product MKEKAKSKKKSRIRLLHQYYNYTGFYSFVWNSLKKAVLPIVLFVGALWAIDHYLLDIEDMLVTITETYAPFEVLSIFFLSESLLGLVPPELFIAWAGKSGSPFLFLSLLATASYLGGIVSYFIGVGITKIPAVHEAMELKMAKHIKNTRKWGGFLIIVGALLPIPFAMTSIAAGIIRFPFSSYLIFGLLRFARFYLYALVIFEMV is encoded by the coding sequence ATGAAAGAAAAAGCGAAATCTAAGAAGAAGTCGCGGATACGTTTATTGCATCAATATTACAATTATACTGGTTTTTATTCCTTTGTTTGGAATAGTCTTAAAAAAGCAGTTTTACCAATTGTACTTTTTGTTGGTGCTTTATGGGCTATAGATCACTATCTACTGGATATTGAAGATATGCTTGTGACTATAACTGAGACTTATGCTCCTTTCGAAGTTCTGTCGATTTTCTTTTTATCTGAATCTCTTTTAGGTCTTGTACCCCCAGAACTTTTTATAGCTTGGGCCGGTAAGTCAGGTAGTCCTTTCTTATTCTTATCCCTGCTCGCCACGGCATCTTATTTAGGAGGGATCGTTTCTTACTTTATTGGAGTTGGGATCACAAAAATTCCAGCTGTGCATGAAGCTATGGAACTCAAAATGGCTAAACATATCAAGAACACACGTAAATGGGGAGGATTTTTAATTATAGTTGGTGCTCTGCTACCCATACCTTTTGCAATGACGAGTATCGCTGCCGGGATCATCAGATTTCCTTTTTCGAGTTATCTAATTTTTGGTCTACTAAGGTTCGCCAGATTCTACCTATACGCTCTGGTCATTTTTGAAATGGTTTAA
- a CDS encoding mechanosensitive ion channel family protein — protein MEEGLIDLICFFEEFFVKHGMNATFAQYLNLLINLIILTLIILGINYLIKHFIIETFKLFTNKTKTTFDDFLIKSNFPRYVGRFLPLFVIYELFPLIFSEFPEVLKIFYFGFKIYVIILVIWICRSILRSTRNYLKTRPEFNDKPLESFSQIIMIFIWIIGLMFIFSEITGKSVVGFAISLGAASAVILLIFKDTILGLVASIQVSVNDIVRIGDWISFEKYGADGTVTEINLATVRVQNWDNTYTTIPTYSLISDSFQNWRGMQESPGRRIKRSVLIKQNSVKFLSTEDIEKLKRIKLIAPYLDNRQAEIDKYNESNNIDKSLLINGRNQTNLGVFRKYADSYLREHSAIHKEMYLIVRHREPTMNGIPLEILCFSRDKRWENYEYISADIFDHLIAAIPYFDLKIFEAPSGDDILSFLGEKH, from the coding sequence ATGGAAGAAGGACTTATAGACCTGATCTGTTTTTTTGAAGAGTTTTTTGTGAAGCACGGCATGAATGCCACCTTTGCTCAGTATTTAAATCTTTTGATCAACCTTATCATTTTAACCCTGATTATCCTGGGGATTAATTACCTGATCAAACACTTTATCATTGAAACCTTCAAACTTTTCACGAATAAGACCAAGACTACTTTTGATGATTTTCTTATTAAAAGTAATTTCCCAAGATATGTTGGGCGTTTTCTACCACTTTTCGTTATTTATGAGTTATTCCCCTTAATCTTTTCTGAATTTCCCGAAGTACTCAAGATCTTCTATTTTGGCTTTAAGATCTATGTTATTATTCTGGTTATCTGGATTTGCCGAAGTATACTTCGATCCACAAGAAATTACTTAAAAACAAGGCCGGAATTCAATGATAAGCCCCTTGAAAGTTTCAGTCAGATCATCATGATCTTCATCTGGATCATTGGCCTGATGTTCATTTTTTCTGAGATCACAGGGAAATCTGTAGTTGGATTTGCCATTTCTTTAGGTGCGGCTTCGGCCGTTATTTTATTGATCTTTAAAGATACTATTCTTGGTCTGGTGGCCTCTATTCAGGTGTCTGTAAATGATATTGTAAGGATCGGTGACTGGATAAGTTTTGAAAAATATGGAGCAGATGGTACGGTAACAGAGATCAACCTGGCCACCGTAAGAGTCCAGAACTGGGATAATACCTATACTACGATACCTACTTATAGCCTTATATCAGATTCTTTTCAGAACTGGAGAGGAATGCAGGAATCGCCGGGTAGGAGAATTAAGCGATCTGTCCTTATCAAACAAAATTCGGTTAAGTTCCTTAGTACCGAGGATATAGAAAAATTAAAAAGAATTAAATTAATTGCTCCTTATCTGGACAATCGCCAGGCTGAAATCGATAAGTATAATGAAAGCAATAATATCGATAAAAGCTTGCTCATAAACGGCAGAAATCAAACAAATCTAGGGGTTTTCAGGAAATATGCAGATTCTTATTTACGAGAACATTCTGCAATTCATAAAGAGATGTACCTTATTGTTCGTCACCGTGAACCAACGATGAACGGGATACCTTTAGAAATTCTTTGTTTTAGCAGGGACAAACGCTGGGAAAATTATGAGTATATTTCAGCCGATATTTTCGACCATCTCATTGCGGCTATTCCGTATTTTGATCTTAAAATCTTTGAAGCACCGTCTGGAGACGATATTCTTAGTTTTCTGGGAGAAAAGCATTAA
- a CDS encoding DUF3817 domain-containing protein, with the protein MSLEKQVRLFKWISILEGISFLLLLFIAMPLKYIFEMPQMVQQVGMAHGILFMAYVLGGILLIKPMNWSLTQIGIILGCSVLPFGPFYVEKKYL; encoded by the coding sequence ATGTCACTGGAAAAACAAGTCAGGCTTTTTAAATGGATCAGTATTCTGGAAGGAATCTCATTTTTATTGCTATTATTTATTGCAATGCCTTTAAAATATATTTTTGAAATGCCCCAGATGGTACAGCAGGTAGGCATGGCGCATGGCATTCTTTTTATGGCCTATGTGCTTGGCGGTATTCTACTTATTAAACCAATGAACTGGAGCCTGACCCAAATAGGCATTATTCTGGGCTGTTCTGTTCTTCCTTTTGGTCCTTTTTATGTAGAAAAGAAATATCTTTAA
- a CDS encoding endonuclease/exonuclease/phosphatase family protein, whose amino-acid sequence MKLKPFLQGFGILAVMITLIPLIAADFWWIRMFDYPHIQLTLLTLTAIAAYFFRFEIKSWRDYTFMAVLVTCFIFQFMKIYPYTPFSPFDVGEPTEAVNKETGFMLLTSNVLQKNKETGLLVEEMKKLNPDVAIFTETDSKWNQAIKAGLGSDYPYKVEAPLDNTYGMILYSKLELIDPEIKYIVDDSIPSIHTEIVLRSGDKIQLHAIHPTPPMPQHNPSSSDRDAEMMKIALESLDSKIPVVVIGDFNDVAWSNTVSMMQSVGELLDVRKGRSFYNTFDATSFIMRWSLDHIFVSEEFRVKNINTGSDIKSDHFPFYAELFLQPELAEEQKPTKATEEQIKKAREQIAEEEKENAEKGQNGSSNQ is encoded by the coding sequence ATGAAATTAAAACCTTTCCTTCAGGGCTTCGGTATACTAGCCGTAATGATTACACTAATCCCGCTTATCGCCGCAGATTTCTGGTGGATAAGGATGTTTGATTATCCGCATATTCAGTTAACCCTTCTCACATTAACCGCTATTGCTGCGTATTTTTTCAGGTTTGAAATAAAATCATGGAGAGATTATACATTTATGGCGGTCCTTGTCACCTGTTTTATCTTCCAGTTTATGAAGATATACCCCTACACCCCATTTTCACCATTTGATGTTGGAGAACCTACAGAAGCGGTAAATAAGGAAACAGGCTTTATGCTTTTAACTTCGAACGTACTTCAAAAAAATAAAGAGACAGGCCTTCTTGTGGAGGAAATGAAAAAGCTCAATCCCGATGTTGCTATATTTACTGAAACAGATTCAAAATGGAACCAGGCAATAAAAGCAGGTTTGGGATCTGATTATCCTTATAAAGTTGAGGCACCGCTAGATAACACTTACGGTATGATCCTTTACTCTAAGCTGGAACTTATAGATCCAGAGATCAAATATATTGTTGACGATAGTATTCCATCTATACATACAGAAATTGTATTAAGGTCTGGAGACAAGATACAACTGCATGCTATTCACCCTACACCACCAATGCCACAGCATAATCCATCTTCGTCTGACAGGGATGCTGAAATGATGAAAATTGCACTGGAATCCCTGGATTCTAAAATCCCGGTAGTGGTGATTGGGGATTTCAACGATGTGGCTTGGTCAAATACCGTTAGTATGATGCAATCTGTTGGAGAATTACTGGATGTGAGAAAAGGACGCAGTTTTTATAACACTTTCGATGCGACGAGTTTCATCATGCGATGGTCTTTAGACCACATATTTGTTTCTGAAGAGTTCCGTGTAAAGAATATAAATACAGGCAGTGATATTAAATCTGACCACTTCCCGTTTTATGCCGAATTATTTCTGCAACCTGAACTTGCAGAGGAGCAGAAACCAACAAAAGCTACTGAAGAACAAATAAAGAAAGCAAGGGAACAAATTGCTGAAGAAGAGAAAGAAAATGCCGAAAAGGGACAGAATGGCTCTAGCAACCAGTAA
- a CDS encoding SDR family oxidoreductase: MSIKGKTVIITGASSGIGEATAIKLAKEGMNVVLTARSEDKLNKLKSKIEEEKSGKAIVVPADVTKKDDLKKVVEKTKEAFGSIDGLINNAGLMPLSYVKNLHTDEWDKMVDVNIKGVLNGVAAVLPTMLEQKSGNIINISSSAGRKIYPGGAVYCATKSAVRMFSEGLRQELAPNYNINVTSIEPGFVDTALTETITDDEIKDDLLSNFKEMTPLESEDIAEAIFYSLSQPKRANINDVYIMPTEQAQ; the protein is encoded by the coding sequence ATGAGTATCAAAGGAAAAACAGTAATAATTACAGGAGCTTCCAGCGGGATTGGTGAAGCAACTGCGATAAAACTCGCCAAAGAAGGAATGAACGTTGTGCTTACCGCCAGAAGTGAGGATAAGCTCAATAAACTTAAATCTAAGATCGAGGAAGAAAAATCTGGAAAAGCTATTGTTGTTCCTGCAGATGTCACCAAAAAAGATGACCTGAAAAAGGTGGTTGAAAAGACTAAAGAAGCTTTTGGTAGTATTGATGGACTAATAAATAATGCGGGACTTATGCCTTTGTCCTATGTTAAGAATTTACATACAGATGAATGGGATAAGATGGTAGATGTGAATATTAAAGGTGTTCTAAACGGTGTGGCTGCAGTCCTACCAACTATGCTTGAACAAAAGAGTGGTAATATTATCAATATTTCTTCCAGCGCCGGGAGAAAGATCTATCCTGGTGGAGCAGTTTACTGTGCTACCAAGTCTGCAGTAAGAATGTTTTCTGAAGGCTTAAGACAGGAACTGGCGCCAAATTATAACATTAATGTAACCTCTATAGAACCCGGTTTTGTAGATACAGCGCTTACTGAAACAATTACCGATGACGAAATTAAAGATGATCTTTTGTCTAATTTCAAGGAAATGACTCCTTTGGAATCTGAAGATATAGCAGAGGCAATTTTTTATTCACTGTCTCAGCCGAAAAGAGCAAACATCAATGATGTTTATATCATGCCAACAGAACAGGCACAATAA
- a CDS encoding FUSC family membrane protein, with product MTGKFKKYQNDFIKFLRSTDFSKAIVLTIAIVVPIAIFSNLGNLEIGVSLAMGCLLSSPSDVPGSFKHKVYGILAAALLGALSFCIAGYSAKFLWAIIPMLAVMMFSISYLSVYGFRASLVTFSGLLAVVLSFANISSGIEIWQKSLLVGAGGIWYLLVSISWYLIKPERATEQLIAETMELTADYLRLRVELFKPDSDEKEIQKKLFQSQSELNEHHESLREILISSRQSSGSSGYARKRLLIFIDLVDMLELAMANPIDYKNMQKSFEKNSPELKVFADFSLKMATQLEAIALAMLKNSKLPKNKIPEALANVEDVLNNFRRKIDIGQNREEMLMLRNLFDYQSKQAQKINNIDRILRNLEGKRKLFVKEKEFSKFLTQQEYSFKTLTTNLNFDSAIFRHSLRLALVVMAGYLIGTYFSVQNSYWILLTVVVIMRPNYGLTKQRTRKRIMGTLIGGAIAIAIVFLTQNTTVYAILGILSLTLAFSLIQRNYTTAAIFITLSIIFIYALLQPEVLNVIQFRIVDTLIGAGLAAFGNLLLWPKWESQNLNNVIATSIKANLEYLQEIDKYYHEKKSLPISYKLSRKKAFLDMGALSGAFQRMTQEPKSRQKQVGLIYEIVGLNHTFLSAVASMGTYIRTHPTTSASEDFETYTRAITVNLKNCVNFLEDKELIKKEELEISNAGKSLQQKFDKLAEQRDLEIEAGKEMIDEKMRFKLQEAHLVTGQLEWLLDISEKLQVNIEKLKKE from the coding sequence GTGACCGGAAAATTTAAGAAATATCAGAATGATTTTATAAAGTTCCTGAGAAGCACCGACTTTTCAAAAGCTATTGTACTCACGATTGCTATTGTTGTTCCTATTGCAATATTTTCAAATCTTGGGAACCTGGAAATTGGGGTAAGTCTGGCTATGGGGTGTTTATTGTCTTCTCCCAGTGACGTGCCGGGAAGTTTTAAACATAAGGTATATGGGATACTGGCAGCTGCATTGCTGGGTGCTCTTTCCTTCTGTATCGCAGGATATTCTGCTAAATTTCTATGGGCAATTATCCCCATGCTTGCGGTAATGATGTTTTCCATTTCATACCTATCAGTCTATGGATTTAGAGCATCGCTTGTAACATTTTCAGGTTTACTTGCCGTGGTTCTAAGTTTCGCCAATATTTCCTCCGGAATAGAGATCTGGCAAAAATCACTTCTTGTTGGTGCTGGTGGAATCTGGTATCTTTTGGTAAGTATCTCGTGGTACTTGATAAAGCCGGAAAGAGCTACCGAGCAGTTGATCGCTGAAACGATGGAATTGACCGCAGACTATCTAAGGTTAAGAGTAGAATTATTCAAACCAGATTCCGACGAAAAGGAGATACAGAAAAAGCTTTTTCAGAGTCAGAGTGAATTGAATGAGCATCATGAAAGTCTTCGTGAAATACTTATAAGTTCCAGGCAATCTTCCGGTAGTTCAGGTTACGCCAGGAAGCGACTACTTATTTTTATAGACCTGGTGGATATGCTGGAATTGGCAATGGCTAATCCTATCGATTATAAGAACATGCAAAAGTCTTTTGAAAAGAATTCGCCGGAATTAAAAGTTTTTGCTGATTTCAGTTTAAAAATGGCTACCCAGTTAGAAGCTATTGCTCTTGCCATGCTTAAGAATTCCAAACTGCCAAAGAATAAAATTCCTGAAGCATTGGCTAATGTGGAAGATGTTCTGAATAATTTCAGAAGAAAAATAGACATTGGTCAGAACAGGGAAGAGATGCTCATGTTGCGTAATCTTTTTGATTACCAGTCTAAACAAGCTCAAAAAATAAATAATATAGACAGGATCCTAAGGAACCTGGAAGGAAAAAGAAAACTGTTCGTAAAAGAAAAGGAATTTTCAAAATTCCTAACACAACAGGAATACAGTTTTAAAACCTTAACGACCAATTTAAATTTTGATTCGGCGATCTTCAGACATTCTCTTAGGCTTGCCCTAGTGGTAATGGCTGGTTATTTAATAGGCACCTATTTTTCGGTGCAAAATTCTTATTGGATTCTTCTTACGGTTGTAGTGATCATGCGTCCAAATTACGGACTCACAAAACAACGAACCAGGAAACGTATCATGGGAACCTTAATTGGGGGCGCGATCGCAATTGCTATTGTATTTCTTACACAGAATACTACAGTTTATGCCATTCTGGGAATATTATCTCTAACCCTTGCTTTTTCCCTGATCCAGAGAAATTATACTACCGCCGCGATCTTTATAACCTTAAGTATAATTTTTATCTACGCTCTATTGCAACCAGAAGTGCTGAATGTAATTCAATTTAGGATCGTAGATACTTTAATAGGGGCAGGGCTGGCAGCTTTTGGAAACCTGTTATTATGGCCAAAGTGGGAGTCACAAAATTTAAACAATGTCATTGCTACCTCTATTAAAGCTAATCTCGAATATCTACAGGAAATAGATAAGTATTATCATGAGAAGAAGTCGCTACCAATTTCCTACAAATTATCCAGAAAAAAGGCTTTCCTGGACATGGGAGCTCTTAGTGGTGCATTTCAACGTATGACCCAGGAACCTAAATCCAGACAAAAACAGGTAGGACTTATTTATGAGATCGTTGGTTTAAACCACACCTTTTTATCCGCTGTGGCTTCCATGGGGACCTACATCAGGACGCATCCCACTACCAGTGCTTCAGAAGATTTTGAAACCTATACCAGGGCGATCACTGTAAATCTTAAGAATTGCGTGAACTTTCTCGAGGATAAGGAATTGATAAAAAAGGAAGAACTTGAAATCTCTAATGCTGGTAAATCACTTCAGCAAAAATTCGATAAACTTGCAGAGCAAAGAGATCTGGAGATAGAGGCTGGAAAGGAAATGATCGATGAAAAAATGCGGTTCAAATTACAGGAAGCTCATTTGGTGACAGGCCAATTAGAATGGTTGCTGGATATATCAGAAAAACTGCAGGTGAATATCGAAAAGCTAAAAAAGGAGTAA
- a CDS encoding SDR family oxidoreductase, protein MSKENKTALVTGGSKGIGYGVAKTLLQMGYKVAVTSRSLSAAEKAAEKLAAEGEIIGLEADVRDFESQKKAVQQLLDKWGQLDVLVANAGIGNFGSVEDLTVDEWKDTIDTNLTGVFYSVKACVDALKKSEGYIITISSLAGTNFFAGGAAYNASKFGVTGFTQAIMLDLRDKGVKVSTIMPGSVATYFNDHEPSEEDAWKIQIEDIGELVGDLLKMNPRTLPSKIEVRPSKPPKK, encoded by the coding sequence ATGAGTAAAGAAAATAAAACAGCGCTGGTAACCGGCGGAAGTAAAGGTATAGGATATGGCGTAGCCAAAACTCTTTTACAAATGGGTTATAAGGTCGCTGTTACTAGCAGATCTCTATCTGCTGCTGAAAAGGCGGCCGAAAAATTAGCAGCTGAGGGAGAGATCATTGGCCTTGAAGCTGACGTTCGAGATTTTGAAAGTCAGAAAAAGGCTGTTCAGCAATTATTGGACAAATGGGGTCAACTGGATGTACTGGTAGCTAACGCGGGGATTGGTAATTTTGGTTCTGTAGAAGACCTTACCGTAGATGAATGGAAAGATACCATTGATACGAACCTTACTGGTGTTTTCTATAGCGTAAAAGCATGTGTTGATGCCCTTAAGAAATCTGAAGGTTATATTATAACTATTTCCAGTCTTGCAGGAACTAATTTCTTCGCAGGTGGTGCAGCTTATAACGCGAGTAAATTTGGTGTTACTGGATTCACGCAAGCGATAATGCTGGATCTAAGGGATAAAGGAGTAAAAGTAAGTACCATTATGCCTGGTTCTGTCGCAACATATTTCAATGATCATGAACCTTCTGAGGAAGATGCATGGAAAATTCAGATCGAAGATATTGGCGAATTGGTTGGAGACCTTTTAAAAATGAATCCCAGGACGCTTCCAAGTAAGATTGAAGTTCGACCTTCAAAACCTCCTAAAAAGTAA
- a CDS encoding mechanosensitive ion channel family protein has product MQYSIPLEAETLSEAFQKFYRNFIEQLPGIGLGLLIIILGVLIGIWLGKFFTRRISARTSDPLMSRFLGKAIRFLTIITAIMLALKAAGLGGIATGILTAAGASAVVLGFAFKDIGENFISGIILAFNRPFDVNDTVEIGENFGKVKALEFRYTKLKTFDGKDVYIPNSDVLTKPVTNYTEDGFFRWSFNVGIAYEDDIAGAKETISEALKSEPMVIEDQEHRNFVVEDELATSTIILKVYFWVDTKDFRMQAMKTKGNVVRTVKEALMKNGYYLPADIQEIKIYGKEKDFPVRLDQNHGTREKG; this is encoded by the coding sequence ATGCAGTATTCCATTCCCCTAGAAGCTGAAACCTTATCTGAGGCTTTTCAGAAATTCTATAGAAATTTCATTGAGCAATTACCTGGTATTGGGCTGGGGCTTCTAATTATAATACTGGGAGTTCTAATTGGTATCTGGTTAGGAAAATTCTTTACCCGAAGAATATCGGCAAGAACATCAGACCCTCTAATGAGCCGCTTCCTGGGTAAGGCAATTAGGTTTTTAACTATAATTACCGCAATAATGCTCGCCCTTAAGGCAGCTGGTCTTGGCGGTATAGCAACAGGAATACTAACTGCTGCCGGTGCAAGTGCTGTAGTTCTTGGATTTGCTTTTAAAGATATTGGTGAGAATTTCATTTCCGGTATCATCCTGGCATTCAACCGTCCTTTCGACGTGAATGATACAGTGGAGATAGGAGAAAATTTTGGAAAGGTTAAAGCCCTGGAATTTAGATACACTAAATTGAAAACCTTCGACGGGAAAGATGTTTATATCCCAAATAGTGATGTCTTAACCAAACCAGTTACGAATTATACTGAGGATGGTTTTTTTCGATGGAGTTTTAATGTTGGTATAGCTTACGAAGATGATATTGCCGGAGCCAAAGAAACCATTTCTGAGGCTCTAAAATCAGAACCTATGGTCATTGAAGATCAGGAGCATAGGAATTTTGTGGTTGAAGATGAGTTAGCGACCAGCACGATTATCCTGAAAGTCTATTTTTGGGTAGATACCAAGGATTTTAGAATGCAGGCAATGAAAACTAAAGGTAATGTGGTTAGAACTGTTAAAGAAGCTCTGATGAAAAATGGATATTACCTACCTGCAGATATTCAGGAGATCAAAATTTACGGTAAAGAGAAAGATTTCCCCGTTCGTTTAGATCAAAATCATGGCACTCGAGAAAAAGGCTGA
- a CDS encoding YqaE/Pmp3 family membrane protein codes for MSLLTIILNILLPPLAVFMKHGLGVTFLISLLLTALGWIPGVIHAFLVNGTR; via the coding sequence ATGTCTTTATTAACGATCATTTTAAACATTTTACTACCACCATTAGCTGTATTTATGAAGCACGGTCTAGGGGTAACTTTTCTAATAAGTTTGCTTTTAACCGCTCTTGGATGGATACCGGGCGTTATTCACGCTTTTCTTGTAAATGGTACCAGGTAA
- a CDS encoding hotdog domain-containing protein, giving the protein MRFHTRKWIKPQDLNPNGTLFGGRLLEWIDEECALYSIVQLENPKTVTKYMSEIDFKSSAHQGDIVEIGIEVKKFGTASLTLKCEVRNKMTRETIISIDKIVMVALDEHGKPKAHGKTEIEYVKDRLK; this is encoded by the coding sequence ATGAGATTTCATACAAGAAAATGGATTAAACCACAGGATCTAAACCCAAACGGAACTTTATTTGGAGGTAGATTACTGGAATGGATAGATGAAGAGTGCGCACTTTATAGCATAGTCCAACTGGAAAATCCTAAAACGGTTACTAAATATATGAGTGAGATAGACTTTAAAAGTTCAGCTCATCAAGGTGATATTGTTGAAATTGGAATTGAAGTTAAAAAGTTTGGAACTGCCTCACTGACGCTAAAATGTGAGGTGCGTAATAAAATGACCCGGGAGACAATCATCTCTATAGATAAGATCGTGATGGTAGCTTTAGACGAACATGGAAAACCTAAAGCGCATGGCAAGACCGAAATTGAATATGTAAAAGACAGGCTGAAGTAA